ACGAGTCGCGCTTGCCTCTCTTTTATCCTTAGCCCTGTCTTCTCACGCTGCTTTTGCACAAGAAACCAATATTTCGGGCTCCACTTCGGTATCACGTGTGATGGATGTATTGGCTGAGGAGTACAACAAGACTCACCCTGATAACTATATTGCGGTTCAAGGCATCGGTTCTACAGCGGGTATTACCATGGTCAATAAAGGTGTCGCTGATATTGGTATGAGCTCACGTTACTTAACTGACCGCGAACAGGGCGAAAAATTGAAGGTATTTCCAATTGCCTTTGACGGCCTAGCCGTCGTGACTAACCGTTCAAACGGTGTAAGCAACGTTACACGTGAACAGCTATTCGATATCTACAAAGGAAAAATCACAAACTGGAAAGCCATAGGTGGTGCGGATCAACCTATCGCAGTTGTAACTCGTGAAGCTTCTTCTGGTTCACGTTACAGCTTCGAGAGCTTACTTGGTTTGACAAAAATCATTAACGACCGTCTAGTGTCTGACATCAACCCAAATAACTTGGTTGTAAACAGCAACAGCATGGTAAAAACGATTGTTAACCATAACCCACATGCGATTGGATTCATCTCTGTTGGCTCTATCGACCGTTCGATCAAAGCAATCACATTTGAAGGCGTTGAGCCGACATCTAAGAACATCGCCAACCACAGTTATGAATTGGCTCGCCCATTCTTATTGCTGCACAAAACTGAATCAGTTTCTGACGAGAGCAAAGATTTCATTAAGTTCGTGAAGTCAAAACAAGGGCAAGATCTTATCGAAGAGTACGGTTACACGCGCATCAAGTAACTATAAACGCATTAAGTAGCTACAAACACATTAAGTAACTACACGCGTATCAAGTAAGATAACGACTTTTGTGATGTTGTTAGGATGCTGATGATATCGCCTTGATAGACAAAAACAAAAAGAGAGAGCCTTAAGCTCTCTCTTTTTTTGAATCTATAATCTTCGCTAAAAGCAATTCTACTTAT
The nucleotide sequence above comes from Vibrio atlanticus. Encoded proteins:
- a CDS encoding phosphate ABC transporter substrate-binding protein, with the protein product MLRVALASLLSLALSSHAAFAQETNISGSTSVSRVMDVLAEEYNKTHPDNYIAVQGIGSTAGITMVNKGVADIGMSSRYLTDREQGEKLKVFPIAFDGLAVVTNRSNGVSNVTREQLFDIYKGKITNWKAIGGADQPIAVVTREASSGSRYSFESLLGLTKIINDRLVSDINPNNLVVNSNSMVKTIVNHNPHAIGFISVGSIDRSIKAITFEGVEPTSKNIANHSYELARPFLLLHKTESVSDESKDFIKFVKSKQGQDLIEEYGYTRIK